Proteins from a genomic interval of Sulfurospirillum oryzae:
- the ffh gene encoding signal recognition particle protein — MFEVLTDSFRSAINKIRFSDDEKSLKSALENLKKALLKADVHHKIVRDLLRQVELETKAKGIGQANFLRSLKTNLTTILTVPGRQGFVFASKPPTTVLMVGLQGSGKTTTTVKLANYLKLKQKKVLVVACDLQRLAAVEQLRQLCSANEIDLYSEDANANPVNIAKNAMKKAKEGLYDVVLVDTAGRLAIDAELMDQLEAIKKEVTPDEIFYVADSMTGQDAVKSAVTFHEKITLSGVILSKFDGDGKGGVALGIAEQTNVPLRFIGVGEKVADLEHFIPDRIVSRLMGEGDLETLAEKTSSIIDEKQAKALTKKIKKGEFNFNDFLEQMEQMKKLGSMKSLIGMIPGLSQMAGKLKDVDMENSVEMKRIKAMIGSMTKKEREDPELLNNSRKRRIAEGSGLSQVEVNRFLKQFGNAAKMAKKFSGKKGMQDLQNMLSQSKHAHLR, encoded by the coding sequence GTGTTTGAGGTTTTAACCGATTCGTTTCGTTCAGCCATCAATAAAATACGTTTCAGTGATGATGAAAAGTCTTTAAAAAGTGCCCTAGAGAACCTTAAAAAAGCGCTTCTCAAAGCGGATGTCCATCATAAAATTGTACGTGATTTATTGCGACAAGTAGAACTTGAGACGAAAGCAAAAGGAATTGGTCAAGCCAATTTTTTACGCTCTTTAAAAACAAATTTAACAACCATCTTAACCGTTCCTGGACGTCAAGGGTTTGTTTTTGCCTCTAAACCACCAACCACTGTGTTGATGGTAGGTTTACAAGGAAGTGGTAAAACAACCACGACTGTAAAGTTAGCGAATTATCTAAAATTAAAACAAAAAAAAGTTTTAGTCGTAGCGTGTGACCTTCAACGTTTAGCGGCAGTTGAGCAATTACGACAACTCTGTTCAGCCAATGAGATTGATCTTTATTCTGAAGATGCAAATGCTAATCCTGTAAATATTGCTAAAAACGCGATGAAAAAAGCCAAAGAAGGCTTGTATGATGTCGTTTTAGTGGATACCGCAGGTCGCTTGGCAATTGATGCAGAACTTATGGATCAGCTAGAAGCCATTAAAAAAGAAGTGACACCGGACGAAATCTTTTACGTTGCGGACTCTATGACGGGTCAAGACGCTGTAAAAAGTGCGGTGACTTTCCATGAAAAAATTACCCTTAGCGGTGTTATTTTAAGTAAATTTGATGGCGATGGAAAAGGTGGTGTCGCACTTGGTATTGCAGAGCAGACCAATGTCCCACTTCGTTTTATCGGCGTAGGCGAAAAAGTTGCAGATTTAGAACACTTTATTCCTGATCGTATTGTCAGCCGTTTGATGGGCGAGGGCGATCTTGAAACTTTGGCGGAAAAAACAAGTTCTATTATTGATGAAAAACAAGCAAAAGCACTGACTAAAAAGATTAAAAAAGGTGAATTTAACTTTAATGACTTTTTAGAGCAGATGGAACAGATGAAAAAGCTTGGTAGTATGAAGTCTTTGATCGGTATGATTCCAGGTCTTTCGCAGATGGCTGGAAAACTCAAAGATGTTGATATGGAAAACTCTGTTGAGATGAAACGTATTAAAGCGATGATTGGCTCAATGACAAAAAAAGAGCGTGAAGATCCAGAATTATTGAACAACAGTCGAAAGCGTCGTATTGCAGAAGGCTCAGGTCTGTCTCAAGTTGAAGTCAATCGCTTCTTAAAGCAATTTGGCAATGCCGCTAAGATGGCGAAGAAGTTCTCTGGTAAGAAGGGAATGCAAGATCTTCAAAATATGCTTTCGCAAAGTAAACACGCACATCTTCGTTAA
- the rpsP gene encoding 30S ribosomal protein S16, whose amino-acid sequence MATVVRLTRMGRNKAPFYRIVVTDSRKKRDGGSIETIGYYNPLSNPQAIKFDAERLAYWKSVGAKLSDRVAKITGK is encoded by the coding sequence ATGGCAACAGTTGTAAGATTAACAAGAATGGGTAGAAATAAAGCTCCATTTTACAGAATCGTCGTAACAGACAGCAGAAAAAAACGTGATGGTGGATCAATCGAGACTATCGGTTACTATAACCCACTTAGCAATCCTCAAGCAATCAAATTTGATGCAGAGAGACTTGCGTACTGGAAAAGTGTTGGCGCTAAGCTAAGTGACAGGGTTGCTAAAATCACTGGTAAATAA
- a CDS encoding KH domain-containing protein: protein MIDKFLEEFAKLLVDNPAGVRVERSDVDGTFCEVVIYADKIDTGKLIGKDGKMINSLKTLISGCKAKDGKSYRVTVKANDE, encoded by the coding sequence ATGATTGACAAATTTCTCGAAGAGTTTGCCAAGCTTTTGGTAGATAACCCAGCAGGTGTACGCGTTGAGCGAAGCGATGTTGATGGAACATTTTGCGAAGTTGTCATCTATGCAGATAAAATTGATACCGGTAAGTTAATTGGTAAAGATGGCAAAATGATCAATTCACTCAAGACGCTTATCTCTGGGTGTAAAGCAAAAGACGGGAAATCTTACAGAGTTACTGTCAAAGCTAACGATGAATAA
- a CDS encoding RluA family pseudouridine synthase: MEKAYKLLALQEGISNRAAKDLIDRGVVYSAGKKVSVARGELIETTKFKVEKIAPIKVIFEDEFIMAVDKPAFMTSEEVAEIKKLPLLHRLDRETSGVLLLTKDDEFRKRAVIAFKKREVQKEYLAIVEAKIVEPVEINAPIMTIKKGNTAYSKISADGKEAISHVEPLMIEGKRSKIKVRIETGRTHQIRVHLKSIGASILGDTEYGGRPFKRLMLHASKIMLLGYIFQTKEPEDFIKFSV, encoded by the coding sequence ATGGAAAAAGCTTATAAATTATTAGCCTTGCAAGAGGGCATTTCAAACCGTGCTGCAAAAGATTTGATTGATCGTGGTGTTGTATATTCCGCGGGTAAAAAAGTAAGTGTTGCACGTGGTGAACTTATCGAAACCACTAAATTTAAAGTTGAAAAAATTGCACCGATAAAAGTGATTTTTGAAGATGAGTTTATTATGGCAGTGGATAAACCCGCCTTTATGACATCAGAAGAAGTCGCAGAGATCAAAAAATTGCCACTCTTGCATAGACTTGATCGTGAAACAAGTGGCGTTTTACTCTTAACAAAAGATGATGAGTTCCGCAAACGTGCGGTGATCGCCTTTAAGAAGCGAGAAGTTCAAAAAGAGTATCTTGCCATCGTGGAAGCTAAGATTGTTGAACCCGTAGAAATTAATGCCCCAATTATGACCATTAAAAAAGGCAATACGGCGTACAGTAAAATCAGCGCAGATGGCAAAGAGGCGATTAGTCATGTTGAGCCTTTGATGATTGAGGGAAAACGTTCCAAGATCAAAGTACGCATTGAAACAGGCAGAACACATCAAATTAGAGTACATCTTAAAAGCATTGGTGCTTCTATTTTGGGAGATACCGAATACGGTGGACGACCCTTTAAGCGTTTGATGTTACATGCTTCTAAAATCATGCTATTAGGTTATATTTTTCAAACAAAAGAACCTGAAGATTTTATAAAATTTAGCGTTTGA